The genomic stretch CGAGTGGAGGCTCCAACGTGCCAAAGAAGATTTTCTGCGGGAAACGGGAAGGGCCGAGGAGGATGCGAATGAGTAGCCTCGCAGAACAGATTCGGTACGGTGAGACAGAACTGGCCAGGGCAGAGGCACTACCGCGTCTCGCGCTTTCCCATCCACAGGTTTGTGCTTTGCCACCGGACTGTTACCGCCTGTGGGTGAAGCGGATCGAGAAGCTGAGCCAGCCCCTCCAGGCAACCGTGGACCTGTTGCCTGCCCGTAAGCAAGCGCTTACTGTCGCTAGATCTGTGGCAGAAGAACGGAACACGGTTGAGTCCAACAATAGCCTTGTTCGCTTCGGCGGCCAGACCTTGGATTTCTTATTGGCCAGGCACTTGGCCGTCGCTGCATATGTGACCATGACGTGGACCATCTACGACAGGCTGGCCAATGTGTGAGGAAAGCCATCAACGAGAAGGACTTGCTCACCCTCGGCGGTGGTGGAATGGTGCGGCCATGCCACCGAACATGAGCGGAAGCACGGCGGGAAACCGTGGTCGTATCTGCTTATTCCGCACGATGTCATTGCGGACAACAAGACACTCGCGGGATTAGCGGCTTAGTCCAAGCTTTGAGAGCGACTTTTTGTCTTGACCACTTATCGGAACAACTTGTATATTTCGTCAAAGGGAAATGTGGGGTGAGTGGGGAATGAATATCTTCAAGAAATTATTCTCTTCGCTTAACCTGGCATCCATAGAATATATGGTCGCAGGTGGAATTGCTGTAAACCTCTACGGCATAGAAAGGGCTACCGCTGATATTGACATTATCTTAAAACTTGACAAAGAGAATATCTCTAAGTTCATCGAGACCGCAAGGAAGCTCGGTTTGAAGCCGAAAATGCCGATCCATTTAGAAGATCTCATGGACGCAGAGAAAAGAAACTCCTGGATCACAGATAAGGGTATGACCGTGTTCAGCTTGTATGATCCTGGCGAACCTTTTTTCCTTCTGGATATTTTTGTTAAAGTCCCTTTCGTCTTCGATGAAGTATATCCGAAGAGAGAGCAAGTGAAGTACGAGGATACGGTCATCCCGGTCCTGTCAATGGAAGAATTGATTCGCATGAAGGAGACATCCAACAGACCGCAAGATAAAGCCGATATTTTCTATCTAAGAAAAATATTAGAGGGTTGGGGAAATGAATAAAGATCGAGACAACACTGTCCGGGATGAACCGCTCCTATATTATAAAACCGAAGAAGATATCCGGTCGTACAGGAACAAACCTTTGGATCTGAAGTTGAAATGGCTTGAAGCACAGATGGAATTCTTTTACAAGGCCATGCCGAAAAAGGCAAAGAAGATCAGGGACAAGTTGAAAAAATAAGATAACCATTGCTTGCATCCTCGCCTTCGAGTCCTTGATGCCGCTACCTGCGGTCCTCTCGGATAAGTTCAACAGGCGTTTACCTCGGAGTGATGTCGGATTTTTCAGGCACCCAAGGGCCACCGGCGCTCCAGTTGAAGGGGACGGGCGCTGTCCCGGAGGCTGCTCTCAGTGGCGGGAGCAGGAAGTCCCGCAGATGCGAGAGAACGTCCAGAAGCGTGGGATAGCTGATTATCCCGGCCTTGGGAGTGACCACGTCACCGAATCCCACATCCACCTGGATGGGTATACGGGCCTTGCCGAGAGAGGCCGTCATCGTGACGCGCTGCCCCTGATATTCCTGCGCTTCGCGGATCGGTGCAGCCTTCACGCTATGGGCGTTAAATTCCAGACCATCCGGTTCTACGTCAACGGCGCAGACGGTGCGGAACACTTTCACAAGCCGCTCGCTTCCGTCCTCACCATGGCCAAGAAAATCCACATCAACGGTCGGCCTATACGACTGACCTGTCCAGGCCGTGAACAGCATGGCTCCCTTGAGGATAAAGTCCCAGGCATGCTCCGATACGGACAGGCGGTAGAGAAGCCGTTCATTCGCATAGCGCGTCCAGATCAGGTTCGCGTCGTCCCCGGTTTCCCGGATGATGTTCAGCAGCCGCTGGCGAACCGAGGCCGCGAGGTTTGATGGTTTCTCCTGGGTCATACGATCGCTTCCATGTAGGGGCGCATGGTCTTTGTTACACGGCAGATTTTCGCATACCGCCAAAGTTCATCGGTTGTGCATTTGCTCCCGCGAATCACCTCGCGGAGCGCCTCGAGTGCAACATCCAGCCCGATCTTGTTCCTGTACTTGAAACAATCTGCCACCGTCTTGGCCGGGTTATAGATTCTCACCTTCACGCCTTCAATGACGTGTTCGTTGATGCCCTCCATGAGGGCCTTGCCGGAGAAGCGCAGAATCCGCATCTTGGGGGAGTTGGCCCGCGGGCTGGCGGCCCTGCGGTCGATGGCTATCCACACTTCGCGGGGTGCCTGCGTCCCGATCTCGTGAAAGCGAAGCGCGGAGAGCAGGCACACCACGCCCTTGGGGACCGCCTTCCCTGCCTGTGCCAGTCCATGGTGAGCAGTGATATCGGTATTCGGCAGGCTATACAGCCCCCGTCCGACACGCACGAGTTTCCCCTCTGCGCTCAGTTGTCTGAGGTATTCGTGGTGAATCCCCTTGGAACGCACCTCTCCGGTCGTGACGATTCCTGAATTGTGAGCGAGTTCCAGTATGCGTTTTATCTTTTCGTGGCGATTTCTCATGCGCCAAATTATAGACATTTATGAATATCTGTCAAGAGTTTTGCAAGTAACGGGGAGTCGGTCCTGATACCCCGACCTGCGGGCAGGCATGAAGGATCGGAGGATTCATGGCGAGAATCCGTTCTGAGGAGGCCAGTGGGTTTATTTCATTTAATATCCGCAACCCAGACCACGTGTTTCCTGAACGGACCGCTCTTTAGGACGTCATAGAGCTTGCGGTCTGCCGTTACCATCCTCCCTTTAAGAAGGGCTGCAAGCGCAATGTACAGGCAGTCATAGATGCTCTTTCCTGTCCTGCTGGCAATCGCAAAAGCGGAATCCGGAAATGATATAAACGGATGACGTTGTATGGGGTATTGGCGCAGGGCATCCCTTACGTCGCTTCCCTCCTGGGGGCTGACGGCGCCGCGCCGGATCCACTTGCAGATGATGCTGTCCATCTCCAGCAGAAGGAAATCCGGCGCGTGGAGTTGGTTGTTCTTGTCTAAGACTGAAAGAGCGGCTTCGCTGTGCTCCTCCTCAACGAACCATTTTGCGGCCACACTTGCATCAATGATGAATAGACTCAACGCCTGCGGTCCTCGCGGATAAGTTCAACCGTATCGGGAAATTGGTTCAGCCTCCCTGCGTCTGCTGTTCAAACCAAAAGAAGCTTGACAGATGATTCAATTGTTACTATAATTATCTAACAGTTGGTATAGGAATCATAATGGAAAAAGCAACCGAGACCCCCTGGATCCTGCTGATCCACCAGATTCCACCCAAGCCGGATTATTTCCGTGTCAAGATCTGGCGAAGACTCCGGCAGGTTGGAGCCGTGGCGGTCAAACAGTCGGTCTACGTACTCCCCAGAACCGACCAAACCTTTGAGGACCTGAGCTGGATTCTCAAGGAAATTATTGAGGGCGGCGGGGAGGCGTTTCTGTCGGAAGCGGTTTTTCTGGAGGGGATCTCAGACGATCAAATCAAGGAAATATTCCGGGCGGCCAGGAACGAGGACTACAAAAAGATAGTCGAAGACGCCCGGTCGTTAACCCGTGTCCTCTCCAAGGGATCATCCGCGGCCGGAGAGAGTGTCTCCAAGACCAGGGCGCAATTTTCACGGCTGAAGAAAAGATTTGAAGAGGTCTCTGCCATAGATTTTTTTTCTACTTCCGGACGTGCTGCGGCCGAGGGCGCCCTGGCCGATGCCGCGTCCAGGCTCATGACGGGGGACCGGGAGCTCCCTGCGCCGGCCATGTCGATTGCGGACATGACCGGCCGAACCTGGGTCACTCGTGAAGGTATCTTT from Nitrospirae bacterium CG2_30_53_67 encodes the following:
- a CDS encoding transcriptional regulator, producing the protein MSIIWRMRNRHEKIKRILELAHNSGIVTTGEVRSKGIHHEYLRQLSAEGKLVRVGRGLYSLPNTDITAHHGLAQAGKAVPKGVVCLLSALRFHEIGTQAPREVWIAIDRRAASPRANSPKMRILRFSGKALMEGINEHVIEGVKVRIYNPAKTVADCFKYRNKIGLDVALEALREVIRGSKCTTDELWRYAKICRVTKTMRPYMEAIV
- a CDS encoding ChrB protein → MLLIHQIPPKPDYFRVKIWRRLRQVGAVAVKQSVYVLPRTDQTFEDLSWILKEIIEGGGEAFLSEAVFLEGISDDQIKEIFRAARNEDYKKIVEDARSLTRVLSKGSSAAGESVSKTRAQFSRLKKRFEEVSAIDFFSTSGRAAAEGALADAASRLMTGDRELPAPAMSIADMTGRTWVTREGIFVDRAACAWLIRRFIHRDARFKFVAGKTYQPKSDEIRFDMFDAEFTHVGDRCTFEVMIERFGLDDPSVLQLAEIVHDMDLKDHKFERPEAYGVRILFQGMAAARATDEERLERGLVIFDELYQYFAKNLG